A stretch of Mesoplodon densirostris isolate mMesDen1 chromosome 7, mMesDen1 primary haplotype, whole genome shotgun sequence DNA encodes these proteins:
- the MMP1 gene encoding interstitial collagenase encodes MPRLPLLLLLLLWGMGSHSFPAKTSETQEQDVETVQKYLENYYNLKSDGKQVERQRNSDPVVEKLKQMQKFFGLKVTGKPDAETLNVMKQPRCGVPDSVQFVLTQGNPRWEDTHLTYRIENYTPDLSRADVDHAIEKAFQLWSSVSPLTFTKVSEGQANIMISFVRGDHRDNSPFDGPGGNLAHAFQPGPHIGGDVHFDDDESWTNNFRDYNLYRVAAHELGHSLGLSHSTDIGALMYPNYIFSGDVQLSQDDISGIQAIYGPSQNPTQPIGSQTPQVCDSKLTFDAITTMRGEVMFLKDRFYMRTNPFYPEAELNFISVFWPHLPNGLQAAYEVADRDEVRFFKGDKYWAVKGQDMLYGYPKYIYRSFGFPRTVKNIDAAVSEEDTGKTYFFVANKCWRYDEYKQSMDAGYPKMIEEDFPGIGNKVDAVFQKDRFFYFFHGTRQYKFDTKTKRILTLQKANSWFNCRKN; translated from the exons ATGCCCAGACTGCctctgctgctgctcctgcttcTCTGGGGCATGGGGTCTCACAGCTTCCCAGCAAAGACTTCAGAAACACAAGAGCAAGATGTGGAGACAGTGCAG AAATACCTGGAAAACTACTACAACCTGAAGAGTGATGGGAAGCAAGttgaaagacagagaaacagtGACCCAGTAGTTGAAAAACTAAAGCAAATGCAAAAATTCTTTGGGCTGAAGGTGACGGGGAAACCAGATGCTGAAACCCTGAATGTGATGAAGCAGCCTAGATGTGGGGTGCCTGACAGTGTTCAGTTTGTTCTCACTCAAGGGAACCCGCGGTGGGAGGACACACACCTGACCTACAG GATTGAAAACTACACACCAGATCTGTCAAGAGCAGATGTGGACCATGCCATTGAGAAAGCCTTTCAACTCTGGAGCAGTGTCTCACCCTTGACCTTCACCAAGGTCTCTGAGGGTCAAGCAAACATAATGATATCCTTTGTCAGGGGAG ATCATCGTGACAATTCTCCCTTTGATGGACCGGGTGGAAACCTTGCTCATGCTTTTCAACCAGGCCCACATATCGGAGGGGATGTCCATTTTGATGATGATGAAAGTTGGACCAACAATTTCAGAG ATTATAATTTGTATCGTGTGGCAGCTCATGAATTGGGTCATTCCCTTGGACTTTCTCATTCTACTGACATTGGGGCTTTGATGTACCCCAACTACATCTTCAGTGGTGATGTTCAGCTATCTCAGGATGATATCAGTGGGATCCAGGCCATCTATG GACCTTCCCAAAATCCCACTCAGCCAATTGGCTCGCAAACCCCACAAGTGTGTGATAGTAAGCTAACTTTTGATGCTATAACTACAATGCGGGGAGAAGTGATGTTCTTGAAAGACAG GTTTTACATGCGCACAAATCCCTTCTACCCGGAAGCtgagctcaatttcatttctgttttctggCCCCATCTGCCAAATGGACTTCAGGCTGCTTATGAGGTTGCCGATAGAGATGAAGTTCGGTTTTTCAAAG GTGATAAGTACTGGGCTGTCAAGGGGCAAGATATGTTATACGGATACCCCAAGTACATCTACAGATCATTTGGTTTCCCTAGGACTGTGAAGAACATCGACGCTGCTGTTTCTGAGGAAGATACTGGGAAAACATACTTCTTTGTTGCAAACAAGTGCTGGAG GTATGATGAATATAAACAATCCATGGATGCAGGTTATCCCAAAATGATAGAAGAAGATTTTCCTGGAATTGGCAACAAAGTTGATGCTGTTTTCCAGAAAGACA gatttttctatttcttccatggAACAAGGCAATACAAATTTGATaccaaaactaagagaattttgaCTCTCCAAAAAGCTAATAGCTGGTTCAACTGCAGAAAAAATTGA